The region GCATCCTCGCAGGATAAATGAAATTGTACTGCAGAAGAGACGGATTACGGCAGACACGGCCCTGAGACTGGCCAAGTTTTTCGGGACCTCTGCCGAGTTCTGGCTCGGCCTGCAATCGCAGTATGATTTGGATATAGCGATTGATGAACTGTCTGACCGAATTGACCGGGAGGTCAAAGAGTATTCAGAAGTGGTTTAGCGGTTC is a window of Nitrospirae bacterium CG2_30_53_67 DNA encoding:
- a CDS encoding addiction module antidote protein, HigA family; this encodes MKKKKLQPVHPGEVLLEEFLNPMGLSQSKLALNIGVHPRRINEIVLQKRRITADTALRLAKFFGTSAEFWLGLQSQYDLDIAIDELSDRIDREVKEYSEVV